The Alicyclobacillus macrosporangiidus CPP55 genome segment CGCGGGGCGGCCGACGGTGCCGGCGGGGCTGCAGGAGGCGCCGGAGGCGGCACGACTTCGGCAGCTGGGGGATGGATCTCCGCGATCGATCGCGCGTACAGCGGCGACCTCTTCATCGGGGCGACGGCCGACTTCGCCAGCGCCCAGGCGGTGATCTACGGCATGCCGATGGATTGGACGGTGTCCTTCCGCGCCGGCACCCGGCTCGGCCCGGCCCGCATCCGCGAGGTGTCCATCGGCCTCGAGGAGTACAGCCCATACCTCGACCGGGACCTGCGCGATATCCGCTACCACGACGCCGGGGATGTGCCGTTGCCCTTCGGCAACCCGCAGAAGAGCGTGGAGGCCCTGTATACCTTTGTGCGGCAGCTGTTCGCGGCGGACAAGTTCCCGCTGGGCCTGGGCGGAGAGCATCTGGCCTCGTGGGGGCCGATGCGTGCGGCGTGGGAGAAGTATCCCGACCTGCGCGTTGTCCACATCGACGCCCACACGGACCTGCGCGAGCACTACGAAGGGGAGCCGTATTCCCACGCCACCGTGATCCGCAAGGTGTGCGACGCCATCAGCCCGGACCGGGTGTACCAGTTCGGCATCCGTTCGGGGACCCGGGAGGAGTTCGCCTGGGCGCGCGAGCACACGCACTTCTTCCCGTTCGACGTCGCGGAACCGCTGGAA includes the following:
- the speB gene encoding agmatinase, giving the protein MRRSGVLRGAADGAGGAAGGAGGGTTSAAGGWISAIDRAYSGDLFIGATADFASAQAVIYGMPMDWTVSFRAGTRLGPARIREVSIGLEEYSPYLDRDLRDIRYHDAGDVPLPFGNPQKSVEALYTFVRQLFAADKFPLGLGGEHLASWGPMRAAWEKYPDLRVVHIDAHTDLREHYEGEPYSHATVIRKVCDAISPDRVYQFGIRSGTREEFAWAREHTHFFPFDVAEPLEGVLPELEGHPVYVTWDIDVFDPAYAPGTGTAEHGGITPREGFRAMQLLSRLNVVGFDIVEVAPVIDPSELSQILAAKLVREALLAFVR